In Pyrus communis chromosome 1, drPyrComm1.1, whole genome shotgun sequence, the following are encoded in one genomic region:
- the LOC137716280 gene encoding uncharacterized protein — protein MSSDNSTNGSCKSRRVLGDLTNRPIKRGFLMISAGSGAKSRDEFGKDVDLENRGSKFAKQLSLGVEDLVGEKCKTKTGADCNPEALSSPKGTQESVFSPTYSDIDDSSNDDSDSVTLTMSNDMGEKSSDSGANARSALEAGDALMDNCSSIASISKCSGMCKNDCCGDGGKCQYDKPRHISEVNQSVPLYEGLVAVVCGNNEKDLGVGKVATTKYGSNEWSRLPRSQSCSKSHEFKKLERCTTLKGGGSADLNVGEYLLKDCSCSFCLKAAHILSDLQYQDIKGRIAALKRSKKEASILVEKCVRGKEINVKDRLHPNKASKSEYDLSSQWRSLFLNMEDVLVHESNHLEDSYVTLKNLRDNCKTELEIASGIPSEKQ, from the exons ATGAGTAGTGATAATTCAACCAATGGGTCTTGCAAATCCCGACGGGTTCTCGGTGATTTGACCAACCGGCCCATAAAAAGGGGGTTTTTGATGATTTCAGCTGGTTCGGGTGCTAAATCTCGAGATGAGTTCGGTAAAGATGTTGATTTGGAAAATAGGGGTTCGAAATTTGCAAAGCAATTGTCTTTAGGGGTTGAGGATTTAGTAGGAGAGAAATGCAAGACCAAAACTGGAGCAGATTGTAACCCTGAAGCTTTGTCTTCGCCAAAGGGCACACAGGAATCAGTGTTTTCGCCTACTTATAGTGACATTGATGATTCGTCGAATGACGATAGCGATTCTGTTACCTTGACTATGTCAAATGATATGGGGGAAAAGTCCAGTGACAGTGGAGCTAATGCGCGCAGTGCTCTAGAAGCCGGTGATGCATTGATGGATAATTGCTCGTCCATTGCTTCAATTTCAAAATGTTCAGGAATGTGTAAGAATGACTGTTGTGGTGATGGGGGGAAATGTCAATATGATAAACCCAGACACATTTCAGAAGTTAATCAAAGTGTTCCTCTATATGAAGGATTAGTCGCTGTTGTTTGCGGTAATAACGAAAAGGATCTTGGAGTTGGTAAAGTGGCAACAACCAAATATGGTTCTAATGAGTGGTCGAGGTTGCCTAGGTCGCAAAGTTGCTCgaaatcccacgaatttaaaAAGTTGGAAAGATGCACGACTCTTAAAGGTGGTGGCAGTGCTGATTTGAATGTAGGTGAATACTTGCTCAAAGATTGCTCTTGTTCGTTTTGCTTGAAAG CTGCTCACATCTTGTCGGATCTCCAATACCAGGATATCAAGGGTCGAATTGCTG CATTGAAGAGGAGTAAAAAAGAAGCGAGCATATTGGTTGAGAAATGTGTCAGGGGAAAGGAGATTAATGTTAAGGACCGACTACATCCAAACAAAGCGTCAAAAAGTGAATATGATCTCTCGAGTCAGTGGAGATCACTCTTTCTTAACATGGAGGATGTGCTTGTTCATGAAAGCAACCATCTT